DNA from Pseudophryne corroboree isolate aPseCor3 chromosome 7, aPseCor3.hap2, whole genome shotgun sequence:
cccgatacatgatgaactgcttaatacacataactcagcgttggtcagactgagtaaggaacgtcaacaggcgaaacagaaactgtttcatgacaggcgagcaaaaagcttatctgatctaaaattgggtgaccaagtccgtctcagagatcacgagaaaggtatttgggggcagaaaggtattgtgcaagcacaagtagcaccaagatcttatactatacgtacagagcgtggaacggaagtaagaagaaatcgggtggatttaagatctcaacctaaccataatgaaaacAACATAACTGAAGAAtatccttcatctgacatgtatgatgatcctcataatggtgagcaaaccacgattctagaaaggtccaacatggtagatgaaacacagactgtgtatgaaagaaccaaaagggaaatacgcagacctgagagactcattgaaacgtgttagatgatgttcttaatatgatgttgccAATTGTTGCAttaaagcgtacagggcttatctttaaagaaaagaggatgtgatgttagtgtattagaatgcttaatatttgtagacactcccttactaatctgtgtaagcctgaatcttcagtgatggtccttgGGACcaaggggatgctgggaagtgggtggtccagtgtgtagtgtgtctggagttggtgatggaataaaaagcacagcagtgaactcacatgtctctgtgtcctgatgactggatttacaaacatatgaacaaaacactttGCAGTTTAGGACCAtggccatcttaacatatgggctcactgggcagctgcccaagggtCCACGATTCTAGGGGCCTACTAGGCCTGTTGCTTCCGGAGCTTCTTAGGAAGCAGGTagagaattacacacaatcagagcagcctatCATAATTCTCtacttgcctcccagcctgcagccagacagtggatGGTTTTCACAATGCTGGTTGATGCATGGCTGGAGCTATTCACCAATCAAGAGTGCAACATTCTCTAAATGCCTCCAAGCCTGCATCCAGACAGTGACTAGCTTTCAGTATGCTGATTGATGGATGGCTGGAACTATGCTTACAGTCATTTACTATTTGGAAGCATGTTGAGAGTCCGCAGGGGCACACtatgaattttatttatttattcccgtgaatgggtggataggggccccagtgcatttttTTGCCcacggcctacaatgctgttaagtcgGCCCTGTTTAGGACCTGGGAGTCACACTGTGACGCAgctgctgctgggggtgctggGAAGTATCCAAAAAAATGGGTTCTATATGGTCTCCAAATTCTATTCTTTTTAAAAAATGTATCATGTACTTAGAATGTATGTCTAAAGCTGGCCACACACCTAAAGATTATCTTTCCAGCCAGACAACTAGACCATTTTTGTCCAATTTACGGTGTTTGGAatgattgccatttgctcccataaACTGGCAGATTTTCATTCAAACCAGATAAATACTGcaattggctggttggaaagattatCTTTAGGTGTATTCACTCTTTTCCCATACAACCTGAGTAGTGTAGATTTTTGTACATAGCAGGAAGTCGTCTACATCTAGTATAGATTTCAGTTCCAGTGTCAATATTTGTAAATGACAATGCCTATATTTTATATTGAAATATTCAGTTTAGATTTTAATAAATTCTATGGTGAAGATTCCTACTAcggaggagcggttcttggtgcgggcaaacagtgcctgcgcccggggcgctgcggcatgGGGGCCGCGGCCGCagacaccccgcaggcaccgccgcctgcccgcaccctgctcccccggctgcagcagacgccgtgggctgtgtgggcgtccgctgcagccggctccagcgaCAGCCACTAGAGGTCagttttgacctctagtgtctgtgtggcgctgctatgggagagacgtcatcacgtctctcccatagagaggagcggcggcggccagacggagcagcagcagcggtcgggaagcaggagcggggcagtggtaagtattattttttttatttttgtgtgtgtttgactgggggcacagcaacaggaggcacagcagcagagggcacaactattgggggcacagcagcagagggcacaactattgggggcacagcgacagggggcacaacagggggcacagcagcagagggcacaactattgggggcacagtagcagagggcacaacaattgggggcacagcgacagggggcacagcagcagagggcacaacagggggcacagcagcagagggcacaactattgggggcacagcaacaggaggcacaactactggggcaaatctactgggggcaaagcaacagggggcacagcaacagagggcacaactactggggcaaagcaacagagggcacatctactggggcaaagcaacagggggcacaactactgggggcatagctacagggggcacagctacagggggcaaatctactgggggcaaatcaactgggggcaaatcaactggggggcataactgtggccacggccctcccctatgaagccacgcccctattttttgacacGCGCCTCAGGCGCGCACTAATTGTTTtgccgcgcgggggggggggggggggcgccccagTGGAAaccttcgcactgggcgccacagggtgtagaaccggccctgctactaCGCTTAGTATAGTTTCATTTTGCtaagctttttatttttttttagaaatgttgATTCATAATGTAGTGCATAGACCTGTTTGCTCACGTGCTGTAGTGGATACACAGGGTGAGTAATGTTTCCTTTCAACTGTTAAGAAATAAATATGTGAAAGGTCTATGCGTTTAAATAGAGATTAAATTATGAATGATTATTCATGGGAATACCTACAAGCTAAGGTGTGTTAGAAATGCAAACATTGTAGCTGAAGCAAGATATCCATTGTTTAATGATTCAGTTATGTGTCAGTGCATACTGTCTTACTATTGTCAGTGATACAGTACATTACATCACATTTTACTGAGTATCATGGTACATACAGTAAAGTGGTGCGGTATGTCGACagtcataggggggtattcaataagggccgttttttctctattttatagggcgaatggggatttgcCCTATTCAATTGCAAGGTCGTTTTTTCGCCTATACGAAAAATTCAGCAGAAGTGAAAAACATGTGAATTGGTAAACCCACTCATTTTCGCACCTGCGCCGTCAAAAATGCGGGATGTTTTAGCCGAttttgatgtattttttgccaatgccttttcactaaaaagaaaagtgaaaaggcattggcaaaaatgccttTAAAACAGGTGAAACCGACCagcaattgaatacgcaggggggtGAATTTGATAGCTCCGAAATTGTCGGAGCTAATTTAATACCCACCATGATGTTGACATTTATTAAGTTCCCGACGTTCATGTTACTGTGATTTACAGGACAGACTTATGGCATTCGGGTAATTCTCACCTATCCCTAAATCTTTACCCCAAACCCTCCCTCTTGTTCCTAACCCAaaccactccccgcagcctaaccctaaccattctgcCCACAGCTCTAATGTTGACCCAAAAAGTATCTGACCCAAAAAGTATCAGAATCGGCGAGTCAGGAATTTCTAACATATAGGGTGAGAtgtaaatgatatatcacgcccaatttcctttctaaaatgatctccgttatcgcgcatattgcacccatagtaatcaggtttagctgtgaaaaggttgggtgcctcgctactccaggggtagcgagctgaaataatgatacaacatccctgagggcagaaatagaatgggtgtgtaaaggggtgaaaagaattgaatcccacccattGGATTTTGTTGATCGCTGGAGAACCAGAGATCAGGGAATCGGGGGAATCACCTGATTGCTGTATGGGCCCCTTAAGCCGAACTCCACAATTTTTCATTCACAAAGAGGATATCCTTTGTGACAACACTTTATCCACGTTCTCATAAATTTTAGTGTGCTAGAACTCAGTATAGCAATATTACAAAACTAGTCCTAAAAGAATTGCAAATATATCATAATCATGCACACTTTGTTATAAAATATACATCTAGCAGGACAGATAAATTGCAATAAATGGAAAAAAATGAAACATTGCAGTATATGTAAATTACAAAGCCATAATGGGGTGGCGGACAGATTACATATGAGAGAACCCGCTACATGGCACACCTTGGACGTCTGTTAAGGGTGCAGGGTTGTGTGGTGTGGGTCCCCCTTAACCTAGGGACTGTGTGCATTGCACACCCTGGGCTCATTATAGATGTATTGCTGGTTCTGATATCTTCTCATGATTAGGCCATAAATCATGATAAACCAAGACGTATTTTAAGTAAAAATATGAAAAgtaattttttgattttttttttttacaatgttggACATGTGACGTTTACACTTTTGTACAGTGCATCTTTTTGGAACCTTTCTCCTCCCTGTATAACTAGGTGACATATAGCATACTTCCTAACCATCACAGTCCTTACTGTCCCATTTCGAGGTTACAGACTCTTTGTCCCATGATCGGCACATTTGCATGTGTATGGCAGATATATACCCTGAAGGATGGAGTGGAAGAAAGTGCCTCCACTGCATATCCCGTATGATGCGGTCATGCCCTCAGCCATGATGTCCATCCCTTTTCACCGCCTCCAAAATTTGGGAGTATGCTTTTAGGTTTGACAAGAGAAGGGAGTAGTCGTACACTTTGATGTGCACTAGGCAGAGAAGCAGGTGCACTGAGGTGTCTGCGGCTCATACATGAATTCCAATTGCTTGTTATTATGCTGTAGCCTGCAGCCAAGAAAGGAGAAAAACCTACACTATCCATGTATATATTATATCCCACTGTGTACCACCCCTGTACTATGAATGTTATCATGTAGCCAACTCCATTGTATGTTTTAAATGTTCCAAATCTAGATAAACACAAGTGGGACTGCACATAAGAAAGAAAATGCTAAACTGTAGTGCCTTTAGAAATAGGAAAACAGATCTGATCTATGGAAAGCTGTTAGGCGTACATGCTTGATTATTGTAACCAAAATGGTGCTGCTTGACGATGTCATAGTACCAGTCATCGTATTACCCACGAAGGGTGCAATGTGCCGTTGTCGTGGTGTTTAAATGCCGGCTACGGCACCCAATCTCGCACCCTTCACTGGTTTCTGCCTGAACTTGCACAAAAGTGCTCAGAGCCCTATGGGGcagtgagcacttttgtgcaaattcggACCGCTCTAAAGTGTGGCCTCTGCCACGATGCTTCGCACCCGTGATTTCATCATGGCTAATAGGATCGATCCTCATGTATGAAGCACAGAAAAAAAAGCTCCCACAGTACCCCCTCATCAAAACTTGTCTAACAGTTCTCGCGAAATCAGGAATAAAACCTATAACTCCCTAATGACTCAGTACTTTAGTAACAAGATGGCTAAATACACTTACTTATAGAAAAGCATACATCACCAGTCACCGTTTAATAATCAGAATTAAAGgtgaaatatacagtacattataatgATCTCTTgtagtttttatatattttaacgAGGACTTCCACCTTAGAAGCCACCAGCGGTTGCAAAAAATTTCCACAGGTCACCGTTTAGGAGTTTAGAAGTCAGAGCCTCACTTAATGTATTTCAGATCTATTTGGTCCTTCTTCAGTATGCTGCTGGTGGCTCCTATGGTGGAAGCAGTGGCCGGAATTGAGGTCTGCCTGTTCCTATACCACATTACAGAGGGACGTGAGCTGGATAATCCAGCATTCCAACAGTACCACTGTTGAATATATgcttatatgtttttatatattgtGAGTGCATTTGGTTTTTAAACTATTTGTACCTTTTAAAGGGTCTCTGCACTACTGTTTTCTTGTGTTCTGTGTTCCACTTGCCCATTATGCTATAAGCACATGGAAATATAGGGGGCACATATCTCGTTTTCAAATTACTAAGGTGTGGGCATGAAGCAGTGGGTTGTAGTGGACTGGAAATAATTCTATTATGGTTCTTTATTATTTAGTAGACTGCACCTTGCATGTAATTTGAATTCAACAGAGTGCATTTGAGGACAGCACTTACATAAGGACGCTTTACAAGGGTGATTATCCATCTGCTACTATAAGTTCAGAAGGTGCGAAGGCACATTTGCATTTTATAAGTAAAAccctaatggtgcatacacacttgccgaaaaAATtatcaacgtcgctcattttcccccttcccgagcgacgtcgctcattttcctggcaagtgtgtatgccgccagcaacgatcgatgcgcggccccacgggtcggcaacgatTGTCGCTGTTGGCAGTTCACGTAAGCTcgatctggactgtcatccaggagctgcatgcacggtcgCCCGCTGCgcgacgtcactgagcaatattaATGGTCACATCGCTCAGCGTGTACGGGCGGCCGCCGACCgcccagcccgggaggggaaacactagacgtcaCTCATAGAGCgacgttgtctagtgtgtatggaccttaaaggtTGCTTACAAATATTTTCAGTGTTCTATCTTTTCTTACATGtaatatttccatttatttttacCCCAGATTTTTTCTCTTTAAGCTCCATTTATTTAGGTTTTACTGTTATTATGAAAACTTTTTACATTACTGGTTTAAAGGTTTAAACCATTAATTCACTTGGGTTACAGATTAACATTTGGCCGAGTAGAGAAGTTATTATTCCATGGAAGTTGCTATAATTAAAAACAATATTAATCACAGGAAACTACAATAACCTGGAAAATTGTTATACAAATAGTTTAAACGCTGTTTCTGTTCTAACTTGCAATTGTGCATCCACATGAGATAATAACTCTCCAATGCCATATAGAACAAACAGGAGTGCAGCATTGGTCCTACAGTAAATATAAATTTGCAAATTACAAGGGAATGTTAAAAGAGAGAAACCAGAGTGTCTTTATGTTGTTTATGTTTCAGAAACCACTCCCTGAATAGGAATTTATTTTCTAATTAACATCAATTGTCACTGTTTTTAGAGAAAAGCACAGTATTCTATAGCCTGGGGTCCCACAGTGATAGATTACTGACTATCCAGGTCCCAGTTTAAAAGAGACCATTATGCACAACAAATATTTCAGCACCATATGCAGCCAAGCAGTGGATAGCATTCCCTAATGTGAATAATTAGATATCATCTTTAAAGTGCTGTAGGCGCTAAACAAAAATAACGCACTCATTTAGAAAAATAAATGAATTAATAACCTCTGTAATCGGATAATCTGTATAGGACTCCATTTAATCATTCACGGCTTTTACCATGTAAACCACATAAACATATTTTAAGCACTATTTATTCTTCCTTATTGGTTAATTTAAATCAATTAATTGTTAATACTTTACCACAATTATCTTATTTTAGACCAGAAACACTACATATGTAAAGAAATAACCAGATACAAATTACGTTGTTTTTGTAAATATTATAATAAATTTTATTACTTGGAAAATGTAATAATAAGACAAATCTGCACAGCAGAAATAATTTTTTAAAAAGGGGGTGACCCCTTTTGGTTTGTGCAAATACTTTGGTTTTGTAAACATTAAAAGGCAAATGTTCAAGTTTCATCTCAAAATACAGTTAAATTGCTACAAAAATAAACTTGACCACTGTTAAATTagatatttaaaaaataatcccaggAAGCTGAATTTGTAACACTGTTTTGCTCCTTATTGTTAATGCCCTGTTTTACTATATCTGAAACGGGAAAGACTTTAAATAGTCCTTTAAAACCCGGTTGACAGGAATTTTATCCAAGTTTTGTCTCCCGAATGTTGCCAATATGCTTTTTCGACAGAGATCTTGTAGAGGTCTTAATCGGACCTTCCTTAATGGAGAAACCAGCATCTTTTTAGGAGACAATAAATAATGTTCCACAAGCTGGAAAATGCAGTTAAATGACTCTTTGCTGCCATCTAGGCTGAATCTCCCAGCCTGAAAGTGGATTCTGATGCTGATAGGTCCTTTGGCTGTTGTGACACTGATGGCGAAAAAGCAATTCTTCTGTCTGCTGTCCCTAATGAGGAAAGTACCAACTGGCTCCAGCCTTAGCTTATCATGGGCCACATTGACTGTCATAGGTCCCCAGTAAAAGCCACAGCTATCCAGCATGCTGCTGGTCTTAGTGATGACAGTGAAATCCGACTGAGAGCGGAAGGTACGAAAGTGTGTGTCACTAAGCAGTGTTGCAGGGATGGGACGTCCTGGGCTGTTATGAATGGCTCGGGCAGGCTGCAGCTGGGAACGATCAGAGTTTGAGGCATCCAGGTGTTGAGATCTCCGGTCTGAAATTGCATTATCTGCTTCCACTTTGCTGTGTGCTACCATCCTATAGACTTGACCAACCTATGTGGTCTTCCATAGCGTCCCTCCTTGTGGCAGTGCAGTCGTTCTtctgaagaaaaataaataaatgaatatggtTACACTCTAGGCATCAATCTCACACATATAAAAAGCAATGGTTATCAAATGCATTCAAACATGCAGAATAAAATTCTCTAAGTGCACAAGAGCTGTTCATGTAGATAGTCGACAAGTCTAACAACAACTGAACTCACATCCAGAAATACGGGATCTGCAATAAACATCAGGAAGCGACAGACACTTTTTCAATAGGGCGATTAATGCAGCGATCTAACACACTGCATCACCAAGCTGCAACTAGCGACAGCCTCCATTCAGCCTTTGTGCTACACTGCATCTCAAACCTGCATTTCCCATCACCGACTTGTGAAAAGCAGATTTCTATTTTTACCCTGTTTGCAGTAAGTGACGAGTTCTTGGTAAAGCCAAACACTCAGCCTCTGATACACAATGCAAGTCTGTATTACCCCTCTTTCCTGTTACTCAGCCTTTATGGTCTAGGACTTGGTTGGTGCTAAATTGCTTCCTATCAAATAATATGTTTTAAAGTCATGTACAGACAGCGTGGTTCAATAAATCTTTGCTGATTGACTTGACCTTATCTCTGCCTGGGATTTTAGAATTCAGCTCTTTCTAGAAGTAGTAGTATCCACTTATTGACTGCATCAGTAAATGGTCGAGAACCAAGCAGGTATTCTCAGAAAACAATTCCCTACAGCCATTTTTTACAGCTACTCTAGCACACAGGCATTGATTTCAAAACAAGCATTTAGGTTGATTGCTCTTTCTCTGAATGGTCAATGGCAGCTCTGGTTGTGTATTGGAAGCCACTTTCTGTTGGATATAAATCCCACCTCCACTACTTAACCCTTCCAGGAGGTATGTTTTCCTGGCACTATTCACACAGCTGCACAAATCCTATGTACTTGTATGACCTTAAGAGACACATTCAAGTTATAGGGTTTTCAGAAAATGAGCCAGCTATGCATGATTATTGAAAAACTCCAGGATAATAGATCTTGGTTAGATCTGTAATGCTGAAATGTTAGAAACCTCACAATCAGGTATCAGTGTTAGCCACCACTATTAATTATGGACATGATACTATACAGAACTGTGCAGAATATAAGGATATGTCATAGCATTAGAATTACTGTATGTTCCAAACAGGCCTTCCTAATTTGTATACAGCTCTAAGGAAATGTCACATAATTCATGTTGCATCAATGTCTAATGCTAGATACACAATTGTGGTGACCTGGTGGCACCCCAGTCTAATTTAGGTACCGATTACAAACAAAGTATTTTGGCCCCTTGGTGACTGAATTGTTCATATGGTACAAGGCCTTTTTATCGGCAAACACCCAGTCTTCTTGTTTAACCAGTATAGCAATACTGTACTTTACTAGTAATAAAACTATTATGAAATATCTGGCAATGGAACTGACAGTGCAGCTCCTACTGGTAAAGCCAGTGATCGGAGATAGTAATGCAGATCAGCTCCAGCACACAAGCAGAGCTCCGACTCCTCATGTCAGCACTGCAGCGCTGGGCACAAATAATCTGCTCACATACATGGAACATGGACTCATGCTGCTACTGTACCTGGGCTACATCAGAACAGGACGCAGCCCCTTACCGGATACAGTACACCTTCATCTGTACTCTGTGCTAGCTACATCTCCACCAAAGCCACATTCCCAATATGGAAAATGTCTATTCCGACAACAGCTGAATTATGTATACACTGCTTCCCCCATGGCAGATATGTTATTCTCTGTATAATTATACATGGTGACAGCATTAGTAATACAGGTGTGAGCAGTGATAGTGTCAGTGTAGCCTCTGCTGCTCTGGAGCACAATCACGACTATGGATAGATGCACCATGTAATGCCACCAGATGTGCGTATAAGCCAGCCATCAATGGACAGCACAGCAGGCCGTGTAAAAGTGCTGTTTTTTCTATGCAGCCTCACACAACACATAACCATATAGTAAAAGATGCTACATATCTATGTATGTATCTGTCTAGCTCTATATATCCGTCTCCATAGACAGAGTGTATACATCAAGCGAGCAACCAGTGCTGCAAACAGTAGATTTTTGTCCCTCACCTGCTGTTTGTATGACTGCAGATCCTCTCCAATACCCAAATAGTCCCCAGTATAcgcggtgatgaggatgatgatggggGAGGCCACCACTGTATTCCAGAGGAAGAGCTACAGGAGTATTAGTCCTTGGGAGGCCAGCAGTAATATAAACCATAATAACCTGCAATAATCCAGGCGTGCGGATAAATGCTCTGCAGTGTGAGCGCACCAGTGCTGCGGCCGGCTGTCATTGCCTCTAGCTCCCAAGCTAGGACACGTTCGCTTATGTACGGAGCCTCCCCCCTCcagccccccctcgcctcctcctcCACACGGGCCGCCGCTCTCTGCTGCTTTCTGTGAAACCACGTGAGTAGCTCGCAGCTGGGGACAGGCTGCGCTACTTTCACTTTCTATTTCTCCGCCTGCTTCTGGGAAACAGTCAGAAAAGGGACAGAGCGAATTAGCGGCAGACAGAGGGACTCCTCCTCGGGCAGCGGGAAACGATACTCCGGATGCTGCTCAGCCAGGAATGAGGAGCACAATGAGCGGGGAGGGAGCGCGTTACGTTTCTGTTCTAAGGAATAGGGAATGAGGCATTGGCCGCCAGTGCTGCTGTAgtacatacattatatacagtatatgtcactGTGTGGCCGGCTGCAGGAATTCTCCGCATTGCTCTAAAGAGAATCCCAGGGGTTTGCTCAGAATCTCCTGCTCTTACAAAGAAGCCGCTGTTTCATTAACTACATCTGGAATTCCAATAAGAAAGTCAGCTCT
Protein-coding regions in this window:
- the SOCS1 gene encoding suppressor of cytokine signaling 1, with protein sequence MVAHSKVEADNAISDRRSQHLDASNSDRSQLQPARAIHNSPGRPIPATLLSDTHFRTFRSQSDFTVITKTSSMLDSCGFYWGPMTVNVAHDKLRLEPVGTFLIRDSRQKNCFFAISVTTAKGPISIRIHFQAGRFSLDGSKESFNCIFQLVEHYLLSPKKMLVSPLRKVRLRPLQDLCRKSILATFGRQNLDKIPVNRVLKDYLKSFPFQI